A DNA window from Vigna angularis cultivar LongXiaoDou No.4 chromosome 1, ASM1680809v1, whole genome shotgun sequence contains the following coding sequences:
- the LOC128195027 gene encoding uncharacterized protein LOC128195027 — MKQKFQENARVQRAQLQRLHREFEIPKKQNGESVNDYISRVMILANDMRGVGETMEDGHIVEKIMSTLSDKYNYIVCSIEELKDINKMTVDELHNSLLIHEHNIK; from the coding sequence ATGAAGCAAAAGTTTCAGGAGAATGCTCGAGTTCAACGAGCACAACTCCAAAGGCTTCATAGGGAATTTGAAATTCCAAAAAAGCAAAATGGCGAATCCGTGAATGATTATATCTCTCGAGTCATGATACTTGCAAATGACATGAGAGGAGTAGGAGAAACAATGGAGGATGGGCATATTGTTGAAAAAATTATGAGCACATTGTCCGACAAATACAACTACATCGTATGCTCAATTGAAGAATTGAAGGATATCAATAAGATGACAGTAGATGAGCTGCACAACTCATTGCTTATACATGAACACAATATAAAATGA